One Rhododendron vialii isolate Sample 1 chromosome 2a, ASM3025357v1 genomic region harbors:
- the LOC131316744 gene encoding protein IQ-DOMAIN 19, translating to MGKTSKWIRSFLTGKKERDQKDKKSINNPNSVITDNPATTPITIPPSTPREKRRWSFRRSSATNCPKDLSCAEAAAIPATPPPSAGTGAAGAAGASAVELENDQKRHALAMAAATAAAADAAVAAAQAAAAVIRLTSVAAGRASAVEEAAAVKIQSVFRSYLARKALCALKGLVKLQALVRGHLVRKQATATLRCMQALVTVQARARAQRIRMSEEFNPNDNPYQKQLNYRKPAPDNRFRLPYNEMDRGMEENIKIVEMDLGESKGSTKSRNSYSSSHSFHPQADRFDHRFSTHSAPNRPYSSHNNHRDISPSPSAALTETSPRALSSHFEDYSFGTALSSPQYYSAMSKPSEYADSLYNDHPFFPSYMANTESSRAKARSQSAPKSRPEGYDRQPSRRRVSLEGRNVPKAVRMQRSSSHVGSAAPNFHYPWSVVKLDRSCVSLKDSECGSTSTIQTVQTNAYCRSLVGFDVNGNRY from the exons ATGGGAAAAACAAGCAAGTGGATTCGAAGCTTCCTGacggggaaaaaagagagggatcAAAAGGACAAGAAATCGATCAACAACCCAAATTCGGTCATCACCGACAACCCGGCGACGACGCCGATCACGATCCCGCCGTCCACGCCTAGGGAGAAGCGGCGGTGGAGCTTCCGCAGGTCTTCCGCGACGAATTGTCCGAAGGATTTGAGCTGCGCGGAGGCCGCCGCGATTCCGGCCACGCCGCCGCCGTCGGCGGGGACAGGGGCGGCGGGGGCGGCGGGGGCGTCGGCGGTAGAATTGGAGAATGACCAGAAGAGGCACGCATTGGCAATGGCAGCGGCGACTGCTGCGGCTGCGGATGCGGCCGTGGCGGCGGCGCAGGCCGCTGCCGCCGTGATCCGGTTGACGTCCGTGGCGGCCGGGAGGGCTAGTGCTGTGGAAGAGGCGGCGGCTGTGAAGATCCAATCTGTTTTCCGTTCTTATTTG GCAAGGAAAGCACTATGTGCATTGAAAGGGCTAGTGAAGTTGCAGGCGTTGGTGAGGGGTCACCTAGTGAGGAAACAGGCCACGGCTACCCTCCGGTGCATGCAGGCATTGGTGACGGTTCAAGCCAGGGCTCGAGCTCAGAGGATCAGAATGTCTGAAGAATTTAACCCTAACGATAATCCTTATCAGAAACAACTAAACTACAGAAAACCTGCACCAGACAATAGGTTCAGGCTCCCTTATAAT GAAATGGACAGGGGAATGGAGGAGAACATCAAGATAGTGGAAATGGATCTAGGAGAATCGAAGGGCAGCACAAAGAGCAGAAACAGCTACTCAAGCTCACACTCATTCCACCCACAAGCCGATCGGTTCGACCACCGTTTCTCCACTCACTCCGCCCCGAACCGCCCCTACTCAAGCCACAACAACCACCGCGACATATCACCATCCCCGTCGGCAGCCCTAACGGAAACCAGCCCAAGAGCCCTGAGCAGCCATTTTGAGGACTACTCCTTCGGCACGGCCCTAAGTAGTCCTCAATACTACTCTGCTATGTCCAAACCCAGTGAATATGCAGATTCCCTATACAATGATCACCCGTTTTTTCCAAGTTACATGGCAAACACCGAGTCGTCGCGAGCTAAGGCGCGGTCACAGAGCGCGCCCAAGTCACGGCCGGAGGGGTACGATCGACAGCCGAGCAGGCGGAGGGTGTCTTTGGAAGGAAGGAACGTGCCAAAGGCGGTGAGGATGCAGAGGTCTTCATCTCACGTGGGGTCCGCCGCACCCAACTTCCATTACCCGTGGTCGGTTGTCAAGCTTGACCGGTCGTGTGTCTCGCTGAAGGACAGCGAATGTGGATCAACCAGTACCATTCAAACCGTTCAAACGAATGCTTACTGCAGATCTCTTGTTGGATTCGAT GTCAATGGAAATAGGTACTGA